TGAAGTCAACGCTGGCGGCGAATTTTATTTTATAACGAAATTTGGACGGCATGTATATAGTGATGTGAATTATCAAGATACGAATAAGGATTATTTCTTTATTTTTGGGAAGGAAACAACAGGATTGCCGGACGCGATTCTTGAAGCGCATGAGGATACGTGTTTGCGAATCCCAATGACAGATCATATTCGTTCGCTCAACTTGTCGAATACGGCGGCGATTTTGATTTATGAATGTTTGCGTCAACAACAATTCGGTGCGCTTGATCAAATGCCGCATTATGATCGTAAAATTTTTAAAGACTAGGGGATGGATTGTGTGAATGAAACGATTGAGGGGATTTTGAGTCATTATTCTGTACGTGATTTCAAAGATGAGGCATTGACGGAGGCGGAGATTGCACTTCTCGTTAAAAGTGCGCAGGCGGCCTCTACGTCGAGTTTTGTGCAGGCATACTCGATTATCGGTGTTTCGGATAAAGCGTTGCGTGAGGCGATCTCTGAGGTAGCTGGGAAGCAGCCTTATATCGTGAAGACGGGGCAGTTTTTTGTTTTTGTTGCAGATTTATCACGCCATCATCAAATTGGCGAAGCGCGCGGTGCTGAAACAGATTCATTAACCTCAATGGAACGCTTTCTTGTGGCTACGGTAGACGCGACTTTAGCCGCGCAAAATATGGCGATTGCAGCAGAATCAATGGGACTTGGCATTTGCTATATTGGCGGCATTCGTAATGATCTCGCGCGAGTTTCTGACTTGTTGCAGATTCCAGATTACGCAACACCACTATTCGGCCTAACAATCGGTCATCCAACAACAAGCTCTGAGCCTAAACCACGACTTGCTTCGGAGCTTGTTTATCATGAAAACCACTATCAACCAAAAGGCATCCAAGATTTCAACGAGTATGACGATACTATTCGTGATTACTATGCAGCAAGAACGGGTGGAAAACGCGTGGAAGGCTGGACGGATCAAATCGAACGTAGCTTAAAATATGCGACACGACTTGATCTAAAAGAATTTTTAGCGAGTAAAAACTTAGGCAAAAAATAAGATAGCTAATAAATTCTCTGCTTTTATGGCGGAGTTTACATTTTAAATCGTA
The sequence above is drawn from the Listeria weihenstephanensis genome and encodes:
- the trmL gene encoding tRNA (uridine(34)/cytosine(34)/5-carboxymethylaminomethyluridine(34)-2'-O)-methyltransferase TrmL; this translates as MANHVVLYQPEIPANTGNISRTCAGTDTYLHLIRPLGFSTDDKMLKRAGLDYWDHVKLKYYDSIEEFFEVNAGGEFYFITKFGRHVYSDVNYQDTNKDYFFIFGKETTGLPDAILEAHEDTCLRIPMTDHIRSLNLSNTAAILIYECLRQQQFGALDQMPHYDRKIFKD
- the nfsA gene encoding oxygen-insensitive NADPH nitroreductase — protein: MNETIEGILSHYSVRDFKDEALTEAEIALLVKSAQAASTSSFVQAYSIIGVSDKALREAISEVAGKQPYIVKTGQFFVFVADLSRHHQIGEARGAETDSLTSMERFLVATVDATLAAQNMAIAAESMGLGICYIGGIRNDLARVSDLLQIPDYATPLFGLTIGHPTTSSEPKPRLASELVYHENHYQPKGIQDFNEYDDTIRDYYAARTGGKRVEGWTDQIERSLKYATRLDLKEFLASKNLGKK